The following are encoded in a window of Fretibacter rubidus genomic DNA:
- a CDS encoding MarC family protein: MEFAQYFDLELFAAAFAVLFVIIDPPGCAPIFATLTQGTTRKHQKDMAFKAVSVAAVILVLFAYFGDWVFAKLGISLDALRIAGGIMLFVIGLNMVFEKRTETREERAEDLLEEIGDPEDISVFPMGIPMIAGPGTMASLLILSSEAGNGLPQQIAIMSALGAVLIITLVSFLISGLLMKLMGKTFTNVLTRVLGVLLATLAAQFILDGIKGALF; encoded by the coding sequence ATGGAATTCGCCCAATATTTTGATTTAGAGCTTTTCGCGGCCGCCTTTGCCGTGTTGTTTGTGATTATTGACCCGCCGGGATGCGCGCCAATTTTTGCGACCCTGACCCAAGGCACGACGCGCAAACACCAAAAAGATATGGCGTTCAAAGCGGTCTCTGTTGCGGCAGTCATCCTTGTGCTGTTTGCCTATTTCGGGGATTGGGTCTTCGCCAAGCTAGGCATTAGTCTTGACGCGCTACGCATTGCGGGCGGCATCATGCTCTTTGTCATTGGTCTGAATATGGTGTTCGAGAAACGCACAGAAACGCGCGAAGAACGCGCCGAAGACTTGCTAGAAGAAATTGGCGACCCCGAAGATATTTCAGTGTTCCCCATGGGCATCCCTATGATTGCAGGGCCTGGCACAATGGCGTCTTTGCTGATTTTATCATCTGAGGCTGGTAATGGCCTCCCCCAACAAATCGCCATAATGAGCGCGCTAGGCGCTGTCCTCATCATCACATTAGTTTCGTTTTTAATTTCTGGCCTTTTGATGAAATTAATGGGCAAAACCTTTACCAATGTACTGACCCGTGTTCTGGGTGTATTGCTCGCGACCCTCGCGGCGCAATTTATATTGGACGGCATTAAAGGCGCTTTATTCTAG
- a CDS encoding Arc family DNA binding domain-containing protein, translating to MADKKSYPLRISAEVLTAMRRWSDDELRSVNAQIEYVLRDALRQSGRLKDGSSKKKDTDNAK from the coding sequence GTGGCCGATAAAAAATCATATCCCTTGCGGATCAGCGCTGAAGTGCTGACCGCGATGCGCCGTTGGTCAGATGATGAACTACGGAGCGTCAATGCACAGATTGAATATGTTCTGCGCGATGCGCTGCGTCAGTCGGGGCGGCTAAAAGACGGGTCTTCCAAAAAGAAGGATACAGATAATGCAAAATAG
- a CDS encoding DUF4177 domain-containing protein gives MQNRKWNYKVETIKAGIFFSQEKQDAVIEERLNRLGMEGWEFVQLIHGYGTYPRVVLRR, from the coding sequence ATGCAAAATAGAAAATGGAATTATAAAGTCGAAACGATTAAAGCGGGTATCTTTTTTAGCCAAGAAAAACAAGACGCTGTTATCGAAGAGCGCCTAAATAGGTTGGGTATGGAAGGCTGGGAATTTGTGCAACTCATACATGGCTACGGCACCTATCCGCGTGTCGTTTTACGGCGCTAG
- a CDS encoding VOC family protein — MTKMNAVGWFDIYVNDLDRAVLFYETVLGYTLEELIDASGETQMMSFPSNMGAYGASGALTKSPYAAPGVGGTIVYFSVADCEIEQSRIVDAGGQLIRPKFSIGEFGWVTLCKDTEGNMFGLSSMT, encoded by the coding sequence ATGACAAAGATGAACGCCGTTGGATGGTTTGATATTTATGTTAACGACCTTGACCGTGCCGTATTATTTTATGAAACGGTGCTAGGCTATACGCTTGAAGAATTAATTGATGCATCGGGTGAAACGCAGATGATGAGCTTTCCATCGAATATGGGGGCTTATGGCGCATCTGGCGCCCTGACCAAATCGCCCTATGCCGCACCAGGCGTCGGAGGAACAATAGTGTATTTTTCTGTCGCGGACTGCGAAATTGAGCAATCCCGGATTGTGGATGCGGGCGGTCAGCTCATTCGACCCAAATTTTCTATCGGGGAATTTGGTTGGGTCACATTATGCAAAGATACAGAGGGCAATATGTTTGGGCTCAGTTCGATGACGTAA
- a CDS encoding helix-turn-helix domain-containing protein: MYDPKGNGIEKSVGSVQFTETRPPQHLKSIVHRYLDIHTENTLLHDYRFHALPDACTYVIFDQRDRRIAGLSKLRATSEELNLGRNFSFVNIRFLPGVWQDHDEAILSGIVDKPYAGKLPLLQINQEMTGLDFAEKQVVLSRFVDTLIENKQVVANPITQKIFENIDDIKTVSNMAHFAQLSPRQLQRKLKTTTGFAPHDFLKVIRLQQTLSGKDISSYADQAHFIHSFRKATGYTPARYTKKFDV, translated from the coding sequence ATGTATGATCCAAAAGGAAACGGTATAGAAAAATCGGTTGGCTCTGTGCAGTTTACTGAAACACGACCGCCCCAACATCTGAAATCAATTGTGCATCGCTATCTGGACATCCACACTGAAAATACGCTCCTGCATGACTACCGCTTTCACGCCCTGCCTGATGCTTGCACTTATGTGATATTCGACCAACGCGATAGAAGGATCGCTGGTCTTTCGAAATTACGAGCGACCTCTGAGGAACTCAATTTGGGTCGGAATTTTTCTTTTGTGAATATTCGGTTTTTACCAGGCGTGTGGCAAGATCACGATGAGGCAATTCTATCAGGAATAGTAGACAAGCCATACGCAGGTAAGCTGCCCTTGCTTCAAATAAATCAAGAGATGACAGGTTTGGACTTTGCGGAAAAACAAGTCGTTTTATCACGCTTTGTTGATACGCTGATTGAAAATAAACAAGTTGTTGCAAATCCAATAACGCAAAAGATATTTGAAAATATAGATGACATTAAGACCGTATCAAATATGGCGCATTTTGCGCAACTGTCACCGAGACAGTTGCAACGCAAACTTAAAACAACGACCGGCTTTGCACCGCATGACTTTTTAAAAGTAATACGATTGCAACAAACCCTAAGCGGCAAGGATATATCATCCTATGCCGACCAAGCCCACTTCATACATTCATTTCGTAAAGCAACAGGATATACACCCGCGCGTTACACTAAAAAATTTGATGTCTGA
- a CDS encoding LysE family translocator, with the protein MSFDLWIALVALFGIGGLTPGPAVMLVLASAFRYGFRPALLPALGVASANVLWLVLAASGAAALATAYPQGFLALKLTGLMVIFYLGLKTIFGPLPSADISRDDAPRRSRLYAQGFALQISSPMPLVFFGLLLPAYFDASKAMAPQFTIMLITVTVTEMVGLAAYAYGAQSIRNWLRSARAAKAFNILIGVVMIASGLWAVASTSGH; encoded by the coding sequence ATGTCATTTGATTTATGGATAGCGCTTGTTGCTTTGTTTGGTATCGGCGGATTGACGCCGGGGCCTGCGGTGATGTTGGTCTTGGCATCAGCGTTTCGTTACGGCTTTCGTCCTGCGCTATTGCCTGCGCTGGGTGTGGCGTCGGCCAATGTATTGTGGTTAGTTCTGGCAGCATCGGGCGCGGCGGCGCTCGCAACCGCTTATCCACAAGGGTTTTTGGCCTTAAAATTAACTGGGCTTATGGTGATATTTTATCTGGGCTTAAAGACTATATTTGGGCCGTTACCCTCGGCGGATATTAGTCGCGATGACGCGCCGCGTCGCTCACGGCTGTATGCCCAAGGCTTTGCATTACAAATTAGTAGCCCTATGCCATTGGTTTTTTTCGGCCTTTTACTGCCCGCCTATTTCGATGCGTCCAAAGCCATGGCTCCGCAATTTACGATTATGTTGATAACTGTCACCGTCACAGAAATGGTCGGACTGGCGGCTTATGCTTACGGTGCGCAGTCTATTCGCAATTGGCTTCGCAGTGCACGCGCGGCAAAAGCGTTTAATATCCTGATCGGTGTTGTCATGATCGCCTCTGGCCTTTGGGCGGTAGCGTCAACGTCTGGACATTAG
- a CDS encoding 4a-hydroxytetrahydrobiopterin dehydratase, with the protein MDVLNPKDVAQDLPGWTGGDDFITKVFKFDDFAEAFGFMTRIAIIADKMDHHPEWFNVYNRVDVTLTTHDAGGVTHKDVTLAEAMEKAAG; encoded by the coding sequence ATGGACGTGCTTAACCCCAAAGATGTTGCCCAAGACTTGCCCGGCTGGACAGGTGGCGATGATTTTATCACCAAAGTGTTCAAATTTGATGATTTCGCCGAGGCCTTCGGTTTTATGACCCGTATTGCCATTATCGCTGATAAAATGGATCATCACCCTGAATGGTTTAATGTCTATAACCGGGTCGATGTGACGCTGACCACTCATGATGCGGGCGGGGTTACTCACAAAGACGTCACCCTGGCAGAAGCCATGGAAAAGGCCGCAGGTTAA
- a CDS encoding 2-dehydropantoate 2-reductase has protein sequence MSVRDTPLSIAIFGAGSIGLYCGGQLASAGCDVSFIGRVSMATRVKDGFRLTHFDRDPIVVSAAQFNFYEGPDADALAMADIVIICVKSQDSAEAAASIAPHINDDTLVISFQNGLRNKPTLDNGLAGQGIVLGAVVPFNVTRTEAATWHCGTEGGVTIQAHDDRRLTELKEAFARAGHSVTMSDDITAVQWGKLLVNLNNGLNALSGGTLLSGLMQRPYRLVLAAMIAEAIDILNKAGITPAAFGKASPQKMLKILPLPNWIYAIIMNRIVKIDPSARSSMLDDLDSGRPCEIEYLQGEIVALARSVGLSAPINARVQSLVEEAFAAGRSPKMSGTEIYSAVMDSA, from the coding sequence GTGAGCGTAAGGGATACGCCGCTTTCTATCGCTATCTTTGGGGCAGGATCTATTGGACTATATTGCGGTGGGCAGCTTGCCAGCGCGGGATGCGATGTCAGCTTTATCGGGCGTGTCTCTATGGCGACGCGGGTCAAAGACGGTTTTCGCCTTACACATTTTGACCGCGACCCCATTGTCGTTAGTGCAGCGCAATTTAACTTTTACGAAGGGCCTGACGCTGACGCTTTGGCTATGGCCGATATCGTTATCATCTGTGTTAAATCCCAAGACAGCGCAGAGGCGGCGGCCTCAATTGCGCCCCACATCAATGATGATACACTAGTTATCAGTTTCCAAAATGGCCTTCGTAATAAACCAACGTTAGACAACGGCTTGGCTGGACAGGGTATCGTGCTCGGCGCTGTTGTGCCGTTTAATGTCACCCGTACAGAGGCCGCGACATGGCACTGCGGCACAGAAGGGGGCGTGACAATACAGGCCCATGATGACCGCCGCCTAACAGAGTTAAAAGAGGCCTTTGCGCGGGCAGGGCACAGTGTCACAATGTCGGACGATATCACGGCCGTGCAGTGGGGAAAACTCTTGGTGAACCTCAATAACGGGCTGAACGCCTTGTCTGGTGGCACATTGCTTTCTGGCCTGATGCAACGCCCTTACCGCCTTGTGCTGGCCGCGATGATTGCAGAGGCTATCGACATATTAAACAAGGCCGGGATTACACCGGCAGCTTTTGGCAAAGCATCGCCGCAAAAAATGCTAAAAATCCTACCTTTGCCCAACTGGATTTACGCTATTATCATGAACCGTATTGTTAAAATCGACCCGTCTGCACGGTCGTCCATGCTGGATGACCTTGATAGTGGACGCCCTTGTGAGATTGAATATTTACAAGGCGAAATCGTCGCCCTCGCGCGCAGCGTCGGCCTGAGTGCGCCGATAAATGCCCGTGTTCAAAGCTTAGTCGAAGAGGCTTTTGCGGCGGGCCGTTCCCCTAAAATGAGCGGGACAGAGATTTATAGCGCGGTGATGGATAGCGCGTAG
- a CDS encoding enoyl-ACP reductase, producing the protein MAENAFPTGTLMAGKRGLIMGVANKNSIAWAIAQQLAAQGAELAFTYQGENLLRRVKPLAESVGSDTLLECDVTDDATMDSTFAALKDKWGTMDFLVHAIAFAGKDQLAGSFIDNTTRDGFKSALDISAYSFVDAGRRASQMMNDDGAMVTLTYLGSERVIPNYNVMGVAKAALEASTRYMAADLGPRGIRVNAISAGPIKTLAAAGIGSGRHMFRFNKAASAMQDNTDAKGVAGAALYLLSDLGASCTGETHHVDGGFHAIGMPQEDALRASLES; encoded by the coding sequence ATGGCAGAGAACGCATTTCCAACAGGCACATTAATGGCAGGCAAGCGTGGCCTTATCATGGGTGTCGCGAATAAAAACTCTATTGCTTGGGCGATTGCACAACAGCTCGCTGCCCAAGGCGCCGAACTAGCCTTTACCTATCAGGGCGAAAACTTGCTACGCCGCGTCAAACCTCTGGCTGAAAGTGTTGGCTCTGACACGCTTTTAGAGTGTGACGTGACGGATGACGCCACAATGGACAGCACCTTTGCCGCCCTGAAAGACAAATGGGGCACAATGGATTTCCTTGTCCACGCCATTGCTTTTGCGGGTAAAGACCAACTGGCGGGCAGCTTTATTGATAATACGACACGCGACGGCTTCAAATCCGCGCTTGATATTTCCGCCTATAGCTTTGTCGACGCAGGCCGCCGCGCGAGCCAGATGATGAATGATGACGGCGCCATGGTAACGCTCACCTATCTTGGATCTGAACGGGTTATTCCCAATTACAATGTCATGGGCGTGGCCAAAGCCGCGCTTGAGGCGTCCACCCGCTATATGGCGGCAGATCTTGGCCCGCGCGGTATCCGCGTCAACGCCATATCCGCAGGCCCAATTAAAACACTGGCGGCGGCCGGTATTGGCTCTGGCCGTCACATGTTCCGCTTTAACAAAGCCGCCAGTGCGATGCAGGACAATACCGATGCCAAAGGCGTCGCGGGCGCAGCCCTTTATCTGCTATCCGACCTCGGCGCGTCTTGCACGGGTGAAACCCACCACGTCGACGGCGGCTTCCACGCCATCGGCATGCCCCAAGAAGACGCATTACGCGCGAGTTTGGAAAGCTAG
- a CDS encoding autoinducer binding domain-containing protein: protein MTFKTLLGIADQMYNATDPDAVFDTFLDYAKGLGLDFLFIGRWGFMLSHPQGEPQFFRSNMPEWAKVYFDNGYIHIDPCIHLAMRINRAFFYKEAFVDLTPAQEKFVKDAREHGMVDGFVVPIHRRLGAPGAVTMGAKAPLDISKIDCLRLEMLSHMAYGVIDELQGTDQQLQIMRLTDRERTVLTLVARGKTNWEIGAILSISEYSVRDYLKTLSKQLETANRTHTVVRAMQLGLISP from the coding sequence GTGACGTTTAAGACCTTATTGGGCATTGCGGACCAAATGTATAATGCGACGGACCCAGATGCCGTCTTTGATACTTTTTTGGACTATGCTAAAGGCCTCGGCCTTGATTTCCTCTTTATTGGGCGGTGGGGCTTTATGCTAAGCCATCCGCAAGGCGAGCCTCAATTTTTCCGATCTAATATGCCGGAATGGGCAAAGGTTTATTTCGACAATGGCTATATCCATATCGATCCCTGTATTCATCTGGCGATGCGGATTAATCGGGCATTTTTCTATAAAGAAGCCTTTGTGGATTTGACGCCTGCGCAAGAGAAATTTGTCAAAGATGCGCGTGAACACGGTATGGTCGACGGTTTTGTCGTGCCCATTCATCGTCGTCTCGGTGCACCGGGGGCGGTCACAATGGGCGCCAAGGCTCCGCTGGATATCTCTAAAATAGACTGCCTGCGCTTGGAAATGCTGTCCCATATGGCCTACGGCGTAATTGATGAATTACAGGGCACAGATCAACAGCTTCAAATAATGCGATTGACCGACCGGGAACGCACGGTGCTGACATTGGTGGCGCGCGGCAAAACCAATTGGGAAATTGGCGCGATATTATCAATTAGCGAATATTCTGTCCGTGATTACCTAAAGACCTTGTCAAAACAGCTAGAGACCGCCAACCGTACCCATACTGTCGTTCGGGCCATGCAATTGGGTTTGATTTCCCCATAG
- the fabB gene encoding beta-ketoacyl-ACP synthase I yields MRRVVITGLGIVSCIGDDAKTVTESLKAGKSGITRDEKQTELGFRSCVSGRPSLDPKGMIDKRSYRFMGEGAGWTAVAMQQAIDDAGLSEDQVSNERTGIIAGSGGPSAIEIVRAADITRKNNSPKRIGPFAVPKAMSSTVSATLATHFKIQGVNYSITSACTTSLHCIGAAAEQIQWGKQDIMFAGGGEELEWAMTALFDAMGAMSSKYNGAPETASRAFDVNRDGFVIAGGAGMLVLEDYEHAKARGAEIYAEITGYQATSDGYDMVAPNGVGAERAMRGALADAAKSGVNGVDYINPHATSTPVGDVAETGAIARVFGEDGPYLSATKSMTGHSLGAAGVQEAIYSLLMMKNDFVAPSINVFDLDPELPKINIARETIDTKLNAIMSNSFGFGGTNGSVIFSKV; encoded by the coding sequence ATGCGGCGCGTTGTTATTACAGGATTGGGCATTGTATCGTGCATAGGCGATGACGCCAAAACCGTCACCGAGAGCTTGAAGGCTGGAAAATCCGGGATCACACGGGACGAAAAGCAAACAGAGCTTGGTTTTCGGTCCTGCGTATCGGGGCGGCCCTCTCTTGACCCCAAGGGTATGATTGATAAGCGCAGCTACCGGTTTATGGGCGAAGGCGCAGGCTGGACAGCGGTCGCGATGCAACAAGCCATTGATGATGCGGGATTATCTGAGGACCAGGTCTCCAACGAGCGCACAGGCATTATCGCGGGCTCTGGCGGTCCCAGCGCGATTGAAATTGTCCGCGCGGCAGACATCACGCGCAAGAATAATTCCCCCAAACGCATTGGGCCGTTCGCCGTACCAAAGGCCATGTCTTCAACGGTATCAGCGACACTGGCCACTCATTTTAAAATCCAAGGTGTGAACTATTCTATTACCAGCGCGTGCACCACATCACTGCATTGTATCGGCGCAGCGGCAGAGCAAATTCAATGGGGCAAACAAGACATTATGTTTGCGGGCGGCGGCGAAGAGCTTGAATGGGCCATGACTGCGCTTTTTGACGCTATGGGCGCGATGAGCAGCAAATATAATGGCGCACCTGAAACGGCGAGCCGCGCCTTTGACGTAAATCGCGACGGCTTTGTTATTGCAGGCGGTGCGGGTATGCTCGTGCTTGAAGATTACGAGCACGCCAAGGCGCGCGGCGCGGAGATTTACGCAGAAATCACCGGCTACCAAGCCACATCAGATGGGTATGATATGGTCGCGCCCAACGGCGTCGGGGCAGAACGTGCCATGCGCGGGGCCTTGGCTGATGCGGCAAAATCAGGCGTCAACGGCGTAGATTATATTAACCCCCACGCCACATCGACCCCTGTTGGCGACGTAGCCGAAACAGGCGCGATTGCGCGCGTGTTTGGCGAGGACGGGCCGTATTTGTCTGCGACCAAATCGATGACTGGGCACTCACTGGGCGCGGCTGGCGTGCAAGAGGCTATTTATAGTTTGCTTATGATGAAAAACGACTTTGTCGCGCCGTCAATTAACGTGTTTGATTTGGATCCAGAACTGCCCAAAATCAATATTGCGCGCGAGACAATTGACACAAAGTTGAACGCCATCATGTCCAACAGCTTTGGCTTTGGCGGCACAAATGGCAGCGTGATTTTTAGTAAAGTCTAG
- the fabA gene encoding 3-hydroxyacyl-[acyl-carrier-protein] dehydratase FabA — MQSSYSYDDLIISGEQSLFGPGNAKLPLPPMLMLDRINHISDEGGLYDKGEIIADLDIHKDLWFFECHFRGDPVMPGCLGLDAMWQLVGFWLGWTGSPGRGRALGVGEVKFTGQVTPDVKHVRYKIDLKRVIRRRLVLGIADGTMEADGEVIYKAKDLRVGLFIPPETEAAENGDMA; from the coding sequence ATTCAATCCTCTTATAGCTATGATGACCTGATTATCAGTGGCGAACAAAGCCTGTTTGGCCCAGGCAATGCGAAACTGCCCCTACCGCCCATGTTGATGCTCGACCGTATCAACCACATCAGTGACGAAGGTGGACTTTACGATAAAGGCGAAATTATTGCGGATTTGGATATTCACAAAGACTTATGGTTTTTTGAATGCCATTTTCGCGGCGATCCGGTGATGCCAGGCTGTCTTGGTCTAGATGCCATGTGGCAATTAGTTGGCTTTTGGCTCGGCTGGACAGGGTCTCCGGGACGGGGACGCGCGCTAGGTGTCGGCGAGGTGAAATTCACAGGCCAAGTGACGCCAGACGTCAAACATGTGCGTTATAAAATTGATTTGAAGCGCGTCATCAGACGCCGCCTCGTGCTCGGCATTGCTGACGGCACAATGGAAGCCGACGGCGAAGTGATTTACAAAGCCAAAGATTTGCGGGTTGGGTTGTTTATACCCCCTGAAACCGAGGCAGCAGAAAACGGAGATATGGCATAA
- a CDS encoding SH3 domain-containing protein, giving the protein MWDFQIKAGVFCLIAALTVSGTALAQDAKSHTTLEKATPPMKRVVKPLPNTNTVNTHKTHRAIYRVGAANTPSGFEVPRYVSLKFSKTNGRSGPSMEHSVLWQYRKRGLPVIVVAETEQWRKIRDINGEEAWVYLSGLSGQRNVITTAQIDILKRPKVDAPLIAIAQKDAVLQLDFCEDSWCRVIADGKIKGWAKRDTLWGANPLF; this is encoded by the coding sequence ATGTGGGACTTTCAGATAAAGGCAGGCGTTTTTTGCCTTATAGCGGCATTGACCGTATCAGGGACAGCACTCGCCCAAGATGCAAAGTCCCATACGACCTTGGAAAAAGCGACACCGCCCATGAAGCGTGTCGTTAAACCCCTGCCCAACACAAACACCGTGAACACGCACAAGACCCACCGCGCGATTTACCGCGTTGGGGCAGCCAACACACCTTCAGGTTTTGAAGTGCCGCGTTATGTCTCGCTTAAATTTTCAAAAACTAACGGGCGTTCTGGGCCCAGCATGGAACATTCTGTACTCTGGCAATATCGCAAGCGGGGCTTGCCTGTGATTGTTGTGGCGGAGACTGAACAATGGCGCAAAATTCGTGACATCAATGGTGAAGAAGCCTGGGTCTATCTGTCGGGGCTATCGGGTCAACGCAATGTTATTACCACGGCACAGATTGATATTTTAAAACGCCCCAAAGTCGACGCCCCCTTAATTGCGATTGCGCAGAAAGACGCAGTTTTGCAGCTAGATTTTTGTGAAGATAGCTGGTGCCGCGTCATAGCGGACGGCAAAATAAAGGGCTGGGCAAAACGAGACACGCTTTGGGGGGCTAACCCGCTTTTCTAA
- a CDS encoding 2-hydroxyacid dehydrogenase, with product MTLPTTPPISARPSVVVTRRLPRTIETRFTDLFETTLGADDDRPMTKAALMKAVSSCEVLVPTVTDKICADIIAAAGPNLRLIANFGAGSDHIDVAAAHARGIIVTNTPGVLTEDTADLAMALILAVPRRLVEGDRLTRAGGFTGWAPTAHLGHRVRGKKLGIIGMGRIGQAVARRAHAFGLSVHYHNRRQVPAPISDALDATYWEDLDAMLATVDIVSINCPSTPSTKHLINAQRLSKMSEDSYIVNTARGDVIDEAALADALADGRIGGAGLDVFEAEPKVHPKLMNLPNVILAPHIGSATHESRREMGEKVLINIRALIDGHVCPDRVLPPRETVSLAS from the coding sequence ATGACACTACCGACAACACCTCCCATCTCTGCCCGCCCGTCCGTCGTTGTGACACGGCGCCTGCCGCGAACGATTGAAACGCGGTTTACCGATTTATTTGAGACGACCTTGGGCGCGGATGATGACCGCCCTATGACCAAGGCGGCTTTGATGAAAGCGGTCAGCTCCTGTGAGGTTTTAGTACCGACTGTCACGGACAAGATTTGCGCGGATATTATAGCCGCGGCCGGGCCGAACTTGCGCCTGATCGCTAATTTCGGGGCAGGGTCTGACCATATAGACGTGGCGGCGGCTCATGCGCGCGGTATCATCGTGACCAATACACCCGGTGTTTTGACTGAGGATACAGCCGACCTTGCTATGGCGCTTATTCTGGCTGTGCCGCGGCGTCTTGTGGAAGGTGACAGGTTGACCCGTGCGGGCGGCTTTACCGGATGGGCCCCGACCGCGCATTTGGGGCACCGCGTTCGCGGTAAAAAGCTCGGCATTATTGGCATGGGCCGTATCGGACAGGCTGTTGCGCGGCGGGCTCATGCTTTTGGCCTGTCAGTGCATTACCATAACCGCCGCCAAGTGCCTGCGCCCATATCGGACGCATTAGACGCAACCTATTGGGAGGACCTGGACGCGATGCTGGCCACGGTTGATATTGTATCAATTAATTGCCCCAGCACGCCCAGCACAAAGCATCTGATTAATGCGCAGCGCCTATCAAAGATGTCCGAAGACAGCTATATTGTGAACACGGCGCGCGGTGACGTGATTGACGAAGCGGCACTCGCCGATGCCTTGGCCGACGGCCGTATTGGCGGGGCAGGGCTGGACGTGTTCGAGGCGGAACCCAAAGTTCATCCCAAGTTGATGAACCTGCCTAATGTTATTTTGGCGCCGCATATTGGCTCTGCGACACATGAATCGCGCCGTGAAATGGGTGAAAAGGTCCTGATTAATATTCGCGCTTTGATTGACGGCCATGTTTGCCCTGACCGTGTTTTGCCGCCGCGCGAGACCGTATCGCTTGCCTCTTAA
- a CDS encoding MBL fold metallo-hydrolase, with protein MPRFITPSLITLAALLTACSGQETSAAAHAEAQAKAEETQEAPKPVLSFETIGENLHVIFGSGGNVGVSTGEDGIIIIDDKFERNAEEILSTLKTLSDQPLRYVLNTHYHGDHTGSNIQMKETGATIMAHDNVRKRMGMTFENKVFGRVTEARDPESWPTLTFSDTATLYFNGHQVNVIHAPNAHTDGDSIIKFVEANVIHMGDNYFNGLFPYVDVDGGGSLNGMIAAHSAALDMADGNTKIIPGHGPMATKADLEEARALLMTIKERVELGLKQGKSADDLVNENILQDYSKYASFINEENMIRIAYRSLSEQ; from the coding sequence ATGCCTCGTTTTATCACGCCTTCCCTCATAACTCTGGCTGCATTACTGACCGCGTGCTCTGGCCAAGAGACATCTGCTGCGGCGCACGCTGAGGCACAAGCAAAAGCAGAAGAGACACAAGAGGCGCCAAAGCCTGTTCTGTCTTTTGAGACGATTGGTGAAAACCTTCATGTCATTTTTGGCTCCGGCGGCAATGTCGGGGTTAGCACAGGCGAAGACGGTATCATCATCATTGATGATAAGTTCGAACGTAACGCCGAAGAAATCCTCTCGACACTCAAAACGCTGTCTGATCAACCGCTACGTTATGTGCTGAACACTCATTATCACGGCGACCACACAGGCTCTAATATACAAATGAAAGAGACGGGCGCGACGATTATGGCCCATGATAACGTGCGTAAACGCATGGGCATGACGTTTGAGAATAAAGTCTTTGGCCGCGTCACAGAGGCGCGCGACCCAGAATCTTGGCCGACATTGACATTTTCTGACACCGCGACGCTGTATTTTAACGGCCACCAAGTCAATGTCATTCACGCGCCTAATGCCCATACAGACGGTGACAGCATTATTAAATTTGTCGAGGCCAACGTCATTCACATGGGTGACAATTATTTCAACGGTCTGTTCCCTTATGTCGATGTTGACGGCGGCGGCTCGCTTAACGGTATGATTGCGGCTCACAGCGCGGCGCTCGATATGGCCGACGGCAATACGAAGATTATTCCAGGTCACGGCCCCATGGCGACAAAGGCTGATCTGGAGGAAGCCCGCGCGTTATTGATGACCATCAAAGAGCGTGTTGAGTTAGGCCTTAAACAGGGCAAAAGTGCTGATGATTTGGTGAACGAGAATATTTTGCAGGATTATTCAAAATATGCTAGCTTTATCAATGAAGAGAACATGATCCGTATCGCATATCGGTCTTTGTCTGAACAATAG